In Caldibacillus debilis DSM 16016, the genomic window TCAAGCGGTCATGGGCACTGCCGCCAAATCGATCGGTGTTTCCGGATTGACGTTAATTCCGTTGATTGTGGACAACAAATTTCTCATCTATTTCTTAGGCCTTGTCATTACTTACATCAGCGGATTTATCTTTACCTATCTGTTCGGATTTAAAGAAGAAATGGCAAACGATATCTAATCCTCATATATGGAAAAAGGGAGAAATGCCTTCAGCTCTCCCTTTTTTCTTCCTTTACCGAAAGGAGATGTGGCGATGCTGGGCATATCCGTTTATTTGGGGGAACCAAGCTTCGAGAAGCAGGAAGAATATGTGGAAAAAATGCGACGAATCGGGTTTTCACAGATTTTCACTTCTTTGCATATCCCTGAAGACGATCAGGCCGTTTACAAAGAAAGGATCCAATCGCTGGGGAAGATTGCCAAAAAATTGGGCATGGAATTATATGCGGACGTTTCCACAAAATCTTTGCAAAGATTGGGTTTATCATGGGATGACGCGGATGTCCTCTTGGATTGGGGGCTGACCGGTTTACGGATCGATTACGGGATCCCTGAAAAAACCGTTGCCGAACTCTCCAAAAAGGTGAAGATCGCCTTAAATGCCAGCACCCTTTCCCAAGAGCAGCTGGAGCTTTTGGACCGGTACGGAATGGATGTCCGTTCCGTGGAAGCGTGGCACAACTACTATCCCCGTCCGGAAACCGGATTGGGCAGGGAAGGGTTTTCGGTAAAAAATGAATGGCTGAAAAAACAGGGCTTGAAGGTTATGGCCTTCGTTCCCGGAGACG contains:
- a CDS encoding DUF871 domain-containing protein; this encodes MLGISVYLGEPSFEKQEEYVEKMRRIGFSQIFTSLHIPEDDQAVYKERIQSLGKIAKKLGMELYADVSTKSLQRLGLSWDDADVLLDWGLTGLRIDYGIPEKTVAELSKKVKIALNASTLSQEQLELLDRYGMDVRSVEAWHNYYPRPETGLGREGFSVKNEWLKKQGLKVMAFVPGDGERRGPAYEGLPTLEDHRHQSPFVCFLDLRHHFGVDKVFIGDRSIGEHTYRQFEAYQNRLIILRAKYFLNDIDLKERFSVPQSNRPDEARDVVRSEQSRVEKLAGKPVRPENTTERPVGAITLDNERYGRYEGELQIAKRNLPADERVNVIGRVIDEDLPLLSYIRGGTKFQIIWV